TTTCTATGGCGATGCAAGCTAGTTGTTCCGCTGATGGTTCAATAATCATTGTCGTGTCTGCCAAGAAGTAAACTTTATTTCTTATGATCAGCATATATACACCCGCCGCCACATTGTCTTTTTTTGCTCCTATAATTTTCAAGATAGCTCCAGCTACATAGGGATAGTTATGAGGTTCACCTGCAACTATGGCATCTGCATCACCAAGCTTTACCATCATCGCGCCAAAAAAGTACCGTCTGTATTTTATAAGGCGTTCGGCTTCTTTGTAGGTGATACCTTTTCTCTCTCTTAATTTAAAGTATTCCCTAATATATTTATCCGTATTTTTAGATGTAAATGGATCTATTATTTCCACTTTTTCCAATAGGCTTCTATGAATATCTAATTCCTTCAATCTTTTCTCTATATTTTCTCTTTCCCCTAAAAAAATAGGATGAGCAATGCCTTCATCTGTAATAATCTTTATTGCTCTCAGTATTTCCTCTTCCTCGCTATCCGGAAAAACCACCTTTTTTGGATTTTCCTTTGCCCTGTTGTATATGGAACGGGTTATTATTCTTACTTTATCTATGCGCGCCTCTAATTCTTCCTTATATTTTTTTTCCTCTATCTTTTCAATCTGGGCCACACCGGATGAAATGGCTGCTTTTGCCACTGCTGGTGCAACATATTCCAACGCTCGCGGGTCGAAAGGCTTGGGTATGATGTAGTCTGGCCCAAACTTTAGCTTCTTTAATCCGTATGCTTTTAAAACAGATTCCGGAACATCTTCTTTTGCTAATGTTGCTATTGCTTTTGATGCTGCTATCATCATTTCATGGTTTATGGTTGTTGCCCTTGCATCTAATGCTCCCCGAAATATAAAAGGGAAAACCAGAACATTGTTTATCTGATTGGGATAATCAGACCTTCCTGTGCCTACTATGGCATCTGGACAGGCATCTTTTACCTCTTCGTAATCTATTTCTGGAATGGGATTTGCCATGGCGAAGATAATGGGTGGTTTTCCCATCGTCCTTACCATCTCTTTATTAACGATATGAGGAGCAGAGACTCCCAAAAATGCATCTGCTCCTCTCATTGCCTGTTCTAAGGTGCGGGCTTGTGTTTCTGCGGCAAACTTTTCCTTATATGGATTCATACCTTCTTTTCTACCTTTATAGATCACACCCTTACTATCACAAACGATGATTTCATTTGCACCTAATCTTTTAAAATAATTGGCACATGCCAGTCCTGCTGCCCCTGCACCACTTACAACAATTTTTATATTTCTAATATCTTTGTGTGCAATTTCCAATGCATTTAATAGAGCTGCTCCCGTTATAGTGGCTGTGCCATGCTGGTCATCGTGGAAAACGGGAATATTCATTATCTCTTTCAGTTTCTCTTCAATGTAGAAACATTCCGGTGCTTTTATATCTTCTAAGTTTACGGCTCCAAATGTAGGCTCTAATCTTTTGACGGTGCATATCAGCTCATCAGGGTCTTCTGTATCTAATTCTATATCAAAGACATCCACATCGGCGAATTTTTTAAACAAAACACCTTTTCCTTCCATGACCGGTTTTGCGGCTAACGCTCCGATGTTTCCCAAGCCTAAAACAGCAGTGCCATTGGTGACTACGGCCACCAGGTTTCCTTTAGCGGTATATTTAAATGCATCTAACGGGTTTCCCTCCACTGCCGAGCATACAAATGCTACCCCGGGAGTATAAGCCAAACCCAAGTCCCTTTGTGTTTTAAAGGGTTTCGTGGCAATAACCTCTATTTTCCCTGGTCTTCCTGCTTCATGATAAATTAGTGCTTCTTTTTCATCTAAGTTTTGCGATTTCATTATTTCCTCCACATTATATTCATGTTTATTGAAAATCTAATATATCATAAAAGGTTTATTAGCAAAAGTGTATTTTAAAATAGCTAAGCTTTTCCTTGACAAAAATTGATGCCAAGTATATCTTCGTTACACTAAAGGGGTTTTATAGTGATTCAATCCTTACCTGGGTTTAAAGACATTTTACCTAACGAAACAAGGAAATGGCAATTTGTAGAAAATATATGCAGGGATATTTTTGAGTCTTTTGCCTATCAAGAGATTAGAGTCCCTATATTGGAAAAAGCACAATTATTTTCTCGCAGTGTAGGCAATGATACGGATATTGTGCAGAAAGAGATGTATACCTTTAAGGATAAAAGTGACCAGTTTGTTACATTAAGACCGGAAGGCACAGCTTGTGTAGTAAGAGCGCTTATACAACATAATTTAATTCATGAGGGTATGTATAAATTTTATTATATTGCACCTATGTTCCGCTATGAGCGTCCTCAAAGAGGTAGGTTTAGAGAATTTCATCATTTGGGAGTAGAGGCATTCGGAGACTCTTCCCCTTATGTAGATGCAGAAATAATGGAGATGAATATAGAGATATTAAAGAGATTGAACATGGATGTTAGAGCAGAGATAAACAATATCGGTTGCAGAAAATGCAGGCCTTTGTATACTAAGGTGTTAAGAGAATATTTGATGGGGGAAAAAGAACTTTTATGTGAGGATTGTCAGCGAAGGTTAGATACAAATCCTCTGCGTATATTAGATTGTAAAAAAGAATCGTGCAAAAAGATTACAGCTTCTGCACCGTCTATATTGGATTATACCTGCGACGAATGCAGAAATCATTTTAACGAAGTTCAGAGATTGCTCACCAAGATGAATATAGATTTTGTGGTTAACGAGAAAATAGTGCGGGGTTTGGATTATTATACAAGTTTTGTTTTTGAGATTATCAGTGATAAACTGGGTGCGCAGGGAACGGTATCGGCTGGCGGAAGATACAATGATTTGGTGGAAGAGTTGGGAGGCAGTCCCACTCCTGCCTGTGGTTTTGCGGCTGGCGAAGAGAGGGTTATTGAACTTTTTGATTATAAGGAAGATGACAAATTTGTAGATGCTGTAGTCATCCCAATAGGCAAAGATGCAATCGATTTTTCTTTTCTCTTAACTGAGGATTTAAGGAAAAAATATATAAAGAGCGAATTTATCTCCTCGGGAAGTTTAAAATCTGCTTTGAGGAAAGCGAATAAATGGAAGGCAAAATGGGTTTTAATCATTGGAGATGAGGAGATAAAGGAAAACACGGTTAGTTTAAGAGATCTGGAAAGGTCTGTGCAGAAAAAGGTAAAAGTAGAAAATATAATATCTGTAATAAGGCAGGGGTTGAATGAGTAAAGGAGTTAAGGGGTTTGTAAGAACTCACTGGTGTGGAGATCTAACAAAAGGTTTAGTAGGGAAGGAAGTTACGCTTTGTGGATGGGTGCAAAGCCAGAGAGATCACGGCGGTATTATATTTATAGATTTGAGAGATAGAGAAGGGATAGTTCAAACTGTTTTTGATTCCGAGACAAGTGAAAAATGCAAGTTTGCTCATAAGATACATAACCAATATTGTATAGCAATGAGAGGTAAGGTGGAAATGAGACCCCCAGGGACCACTAATCCTCATTTAAAAACAGGCGAGATAGAGATTTTGGTTTCCGATTTTGAAATTCTTTCTACCTCTTTATCCACTCCATTTTTGATAGAAGATGATGTAAAAGCGGGAGAAGATATAAGGCTTAAGTATAGATACCTGGATTTGAGAAGACAGAAGATGCAGAGAAACATTATTATTAGATATGAGGTTGTTAAAGCAGCAAGAGACTTTTTAGACAAACAAGGATTTATAGAGGTAGAAACTCCTATTTTAACAAAAAGCACGCCGGAGGGAGCGAGGGATTATCTCGTTCCCAGCAGGGTAAATCCAGGTAAGTTTTATGCCCTTCCTCAATCTCCACAATTATTTAAACAGCTCTTGATGGTTTCAGGTTTTGAAAGATATTTTCAAGTTGCTCGTTGTTTTAGAGATGAGGACTTGCGGGCAGATAGACAGCCAGAATTTACACAGATAGACATGGAGATGTCATTCATTGGAGAGGATGACATTATGGAGATCTGTGAAGGTTTGATGAAAACGATATTTAAAAAAACAAAAGGTATAGATTTAGCAACACCGTTTAAAAAAATTAGTTATTTGGAAGCGATGGAAAGATTTGGCACAGACAAGCCCGACATGCGTTTTTTATTAGAGTTAAAGGATATTACAGATATTGCCAAAGAATGCAGATTTAAGGTATTTAGAGAAGTGGTAGAAAAGGGCGGTGTAGTTAAGGGAATTAATGCCAGGGGATGTGTAAATTTTTCCCGTAAGGATATTGAAGAATTGGAAAAAGAGATAGCACCGTTTGGCGCAAAGGGCCTGGCATGGATAAAGATAAAGAAAAATGAATTGGGGTCTCCTATAATTAAATTTTTTTCAAAACAGGAGATAGATAAAATTATATCCAGATTGGATGGAAAAGTGGGAGATGTCCTATTTTTTGTAGCAGATAAAAAGGATATTGCCTGCAGTAGTTTAGCTAATTTGAGATTATCTTTGGCAAACAAACTGAATTTAATAAAACAGAATACCTATGATTTTGTATGGGTATTGGAGTTTCCATTGTTAGAATGGGATGATGAGGGAAGAAGACATGCATCGGTTCATCATCCTTTTACCTCTCCCATAGAGGAGGATATACCATTATTGGATAAAGAACCGTTAAAAGTGAGGTCTCGTGCCTATGATTTGGTATTGAATGGTGTAGAGATAGGAGGAGGAAGCATAAGAATACATCAACCACATTTTCAGAAAAAGATATTTGAGATTTTGAAAATAGGTGAGGAAGAGGCACAAGAGAAATTTGGATTTTTGTTAGAAGCTCTGAAATATGGTGCTCCTCCTCATGGGGGTATTGCCTTTGGATTGGACAGGTTGGTGATGGAGATCACAGGTGCAGGTTCCATCAGGGATGTTATTGCTTTTCCCAAAACACAGAGAGCAATATGTATGCTCACCGGTGCTCCAGATAGTGTAAAAAAAGAGCAATTGAGAGAATTGAAGATAAAGGTGATGGGCGATGTAGGGATTGAACCTACGACCTCTGCCGTGTGAAGGCAGCGCTCTTCCACTGAGCTAATCGCCCGCATGTAAAAAATAAATGAATGTAGCTTGTTTGTCAAGGAAATGACAAAGTCATTTCCTTGCAATTACTAAAGTAATTGTCAAGGAGGTTAAAATGATAGAGAAAACAGAAAAGATATGGTTCAATGGAAAATTTGTTCCCTGGGATGAGGCAAATGTCCATGTTCTCACCCATACATTGCATTATGGTTTGGGGGTGTTTGAGGGAATTCGTGCTTACAAAACAGAGAAAGGAACAGCTGTGTTTAGATTGGATGAACACATAAAAAGGTTTGTCAACTCTGCACATATCTTCAACATTGATCTTCCTTACACCTACGATGAACTAATGAAAGCATCTATAGAAACGATGAGGATAAATAAACTGAAAGAAGGTTATATAAGGCCGATTGCATTTATTGGTTATGGGGATATGGGTCTTTACCCCCAGTCAAACAGAATAGAGGTAGCTATTGCCGTATGGCCCTGGGGTGCATATTTGGGAAAAGAGGCATTGGAAAAAGGAGTGAGAGTGAGAATCTCTTCATATAGTAGAAGTTCCGTTAATGCTATGATGACCAAGGCTAA
This DNA window, taken from Deltaproteobacteria bacterium, encodes the following:
- the aspS gene encoding aspartate--tRNA ligase, whose translation is MSKGVKGFVRTHWCGDLTKGLVGKEVTLCGWVQSQRDHGGIIFIDLRDREGIVQTVFDSETSEKCKFAHKIHNQYCIAMRGKVEMRPPGTTNPHLKTGEIEILVSDFEILSTSLSTPFLIEDDVKAGEDIRLKYRYLDLRRQKMQRNIIIRYEVVKAARDFLDKQGFIEVETPILTKSTPEGARDYLVPSRVNPGKFYALPQSPQLFKQLLMVSGFERYFQVARCFRDEDLRADRQPEFTQIDMEMSFIGEDDIMEICEGLMKTIFKKTKGIDLATPFKKISYLEAMERFGTDKPDMRFLLELKDITDIAKECRFKVFREVVEKGGVVKGINARGCVNFSRKDIEELEKEIAPFGAKGLAWIKIKKNELGSPIIKFFSKQEIDKIISRLDGKVGDVLFFVADKKDIACSSLANLRLSLANKLNLIKQNTYDFVWVLEFPLLEWDDEGRRHASVHHPFTSPIEEDIPLLDKEPLKVRSRAYDLVLNGVEIGGGSIRIHQPHFQKKIFEILKIGEEEAQEKFGFLLEALKYGAPPHGGIAFGLDRLVMEITGAGSIRDVIAFPKTQRAICMLTGAPDSVKKEQLRELKIKVMGDVGIEPTTSAV
- a CDS encoding NADP-dependent malic enzyme, with the translated sequence MKSQNLDEKEALIYHEAGRPGKIEVIATKPFKTQRDLGLAYTPGVAFVCSAVEGNPLDAFKYTAKGNLVAVVTNGTAVLGLGNIGALAAKPVMEGKGVLFKKFADVDVFDIELDTEDPDELICTVKRLEPTFGAVNLEDIKAPECFYIEEKLKEIMNIPVFHDDQHGTATITGAALLNALEIAHKDIRNIKIVVSGAGAAGLACANYFKRLGANEIIVCDSKGVIYKGRKEGMNPYKEKFAAETQARTLEQAMRGADAFLGVSAPHIVNKEMVRTMGKPPIIFAMANPIPEIDYEEVKDACPDAIVGTGRSDYPNQINNVLVFPFIFRGALDARATTINHEMMIAASKAIATLAKEDVPESVLKAYGLKKLKFGPDYIIPKPFDPRALEYVAPAVAKAAISSGVAQIEKIEEKKYKEELEARIDKVRIITRSIYNRAKENPKKVVFPDSEEEEILRAIKIITDEGIAHPIFLGERENIEKRLKELDIHRSLLEKVEIIDPFTSKNTDKYIREYFKLRERKGITYKEAERLIKYRRYFFGAMMVKLGDADAIVAGEPHNYPYVAGAILKIIGAKKDNVAAGVYMLIIRNKVYFLADTTMIIEPSAEQLACIAIETANLCKEITNTEPVIAMLSFSNFGSNREYPQVDKVRKATKIIGRLQPSLTMDGEMQANIAVDRILRDKFYPFNNLKGKDANVLIFPDLNSANIAYKLVYKMGDFHPIGPILVGLEKSAHILEMGSSPDFIVDLTAIAVIDAQVKEKGV
- a CDS encoding branched-chain amino acid transaminase translates to MIEKTEKIWFNGKFVPWDEANVHVLTHTLHYGLGVFEGIRAYKTEKGTAVFRLDEHIKRFVNSAHIFNIDLPYTYDELMKASIETMRINKLKEGYIRPIAFIGYGDMGLYPQSNRIEVAIAVWPWGAYLGKEALEKGVRVRISSYSRSSVNAMMTKAKSCGGYVNSQLAKWEAVRTGYDEAIMLDSEGYVSEGSGECVFIVRNGIIKTTPLTSILEGITRNSIIEVAKTLGYEIRQERFTRDEMYISDEAFFAGTAAEITPIREIDGRTVGVGRRGPITEKLQSIFFDIARGKKKEFEKWLFYV
- a CDS encoding histidine--tRNA ligase, which produces MQSLPGFKDILPNETRKWQFVENICRDIFESFAYQEIRVPILEKAQLFSRSVGNDTDIVQKEMYTFKDKSDQFVTLRPEGTACVVRALIQHNLIHEGMYKFYYIAPMFRYERPQRGRFREFHHLGVEAFGDSSPYVDAEIMEMNIEILKRLNMDVRAEINNIGCRKCRPLYTKVLREYLMGEKELLCEDCQRRLDTNPLRILDCKKESCKKITASAPSILDYTCDECRNHFNEVQRLLTKMNIDFVVNEKIVRGLDYYTSFVFEIISDKLGAQGTVSAGGRYNDLVEELGGSPTPACGFAAGEERVIELFDYKEDDKFVDAVVIPIGKDAIDFSFLLTEDLRKKYIKSEFISSGSLKSALRKANKWKAKWVLIIGDEEIKENTVSLRDLERSVQKKVKVENIISVIRQGLNE